The Branchiostoma lanceolatum isolate klBraLanc5 chromosome 7, klBraLanc5.hap2, whole genome shotgun sequence nucleotide sequence tgacgcttgaaaactggaaatattctatagttgctgtaatctttatgaaatcgacatctaatgccactgtttaccacatttgcgtacggatttcttatcaaaagtactCAAAAGCAGCACAAACATAAGCTAcataatgcaaatatttgatggacatgcagtcactctctcattggtcgaaccgctaattgtgatggacagtcaggatcagtctattagggatggattttctatcagttttcaccacacaacgatatcgtatctttgctcctttaatgtcgatatgtaatggtatagtgttattacTTTCGCCGGGAAGGTATGCCTTCGCGGGaaagttatgttatcggttacgccagctgtaaagtgggtccgtatgtatgtcgagatcataagtcgagaaaactttgacggatcttgctgatttttggtaggtaagtgtcggttgtggaaacgaaggtcaagttcgaaaatggttaacctggcgttttcctaaagtgctccagtggactttttatgttagtgtgtttgtatgtagacaacataactcgatgtattgttgatggacctgcatgatttttggtggctacgtagagattgtggtaacagaggtcaagttcaaaaatgggtcacctggcatgttcctgcggtactgcagcgggctgtttatgtatgcgtatttgcttgttgacaggataactcgagaagctgttgatggctgtgcacgatatttagtgaatacGTAAGTTTATTAaaggagaaggtcaagttcaatgatgggcctcctagcggacacctaaggtactgcagcagagcttcaaagtttgaggtcaaattttctgcaagtgctacggtcatgatttttgtgtggtagatagttcatgccacatgaagtaagttgtgtacgtttgggccctctagcggcttgtttggagctgcagcgggtctttttaatttatttgttttgacctttggacatgaataactagacacatggtcaacggatcgtcttgatttataatacgtagatagcttgattaatgctttacataatcaaatactcattatgcaaatcaggagctaatttgcataattagcatggaaagtttataaatctgctgcctttcaaaatagaacTCTCAaaaatgtgacatatatagctgaaaaagagagaggtatcgatagataccaatgatgctaatagctacctattttgcatgattaattcgaaaatactaattgaaaataccacaatatcaTATGATTGGAGTTTCATTCTTATATTATTAGGAAGCTAAGTcgaggtgaacaatatcagacaaaaattatgcatgacaaggcctcattaacaaaATTTCAGCTAGCTAATGGTTTCAAAACACAACTGGAACACAACACAACGCTTGGCGGTGATTAATCACGGATGCCCTGCTGTCACTGGCAAGGCCTGTTCCCTGACTCTGGTTGCCATTAATCACTTTTCCAGGCCAGGCTGTGGCAACATGGTGCAACCACGGGGATATCACTTACATCTACTGGGGGGACCTGTCTGATTATAGCAACCGTTTGTGAGAATttctttgtgtcagaaaacagctAATTTCTTAGcgattttatatatttttaacCTCTTATCGAAAGTCGTGACAACATGGggagaaagaagaggtcaaggtcagcatcagaggagcgaaagttAGAAGATCGCGAGCGGAAAAAGAAAGTTTGATAAACGTTAGGAAGGCtgcgatcatgtgatcatgGGGGTCATGTGTGACGTCAAGTGGGCCAGGTCGAGTTGTGGGAGAGGGGACCTAGGCAGCAACATTTTTAGCTTCCTATTTCCATGTAGGAACTATagatcaaaccaaggaggttggtgttACTATTGCTatacggtcacaattgcgccggtgcccgtcgggagtgtagccccggccgggctctgacgtctggggggcaCAGGccgctgtcgtggtcacaattaaaagtttccatcGCGCTACCCTGTTGGGGTCCCGGGgtgggcactcggtggcatttttgtaaaggtttgtcaccttcattggcCATGTTGGCAGGTATCCGACAGGTActcgtcagttgctctgactgtgtcttgtagtgacccctgtggggtccgacagggccCTGCCGACTGCCCCGTGAAagacggtcgggcatcaggcaggtTCCTGGTGGGCACACGTCAGTATCTCGAGGCGTATGTAAACTGTAAATTGCAATGGAGCTAAAAAAGAAACACACGATATACGACGTTCACGCTTTAGTTATGCTCACCTAATCTGTGATGTCACACTTGACCcgtcttacgaagtacacacataattctgtgcacttggttcgtaacagaacaatactttattctatgctATTTGTCAATGACACCagcatatttctttcccacaaaaactttgattctctgatacaactggctaatcaagatgtgtaaagtacatgtacatggtttgaagcaaatacatttccaacaaattgccttattttctgtactaAAGATAGAGgttatgataccaataaagcaaaaatattcttacagtgattactCTTATAGCTCTTTGCAGAACTCGTAGGTATAGGCCTgggtttgtttcaaactttgaaagagaataactcaagaagctgatgactgatcgtcatgatttgtagggatgtacaaagcttgagtgatgatttacatgatcgtataagaatcatgcaaatcaggatctgtgatgtgaaaaagtatacaaacccttgcattccattgtagtcaaacacgtgacatgtaactgagaaagagaggactaatgatagatatcaattatgcaaacgaagacctaatttgcataattaatgacgaaatactataatttcagagtggtaaatgatgggatttcattcttgtggcatttgggagATAAtaaaatgtggacgttatcagacataaatcatcagggcctcatttacataatatttgaggaaatgctacaatggtcttttttgctaagattttactttaatgctgtgttatgtgtagagaaaaggataacttaaaatttatgcaaatgaggaccttatttacatactgagtgataagcattcactcaaaaaggctaacatcagtcggcgaaagtatgaggtcgtggaactctagttgaaacttactatgtgtaggaatgactagaaattggactttttttactcaagtttcaagcctcataaaatgctctggatgcctttaaagaaatacatgtagcagtaaAATATTGCAACATGGGCAAGTGACTGGTAAGGCCTAAGGGTATGTTTAAGTGAGTAGTAAAATGATTGGAAAAGACCCAGTTTTCCACAAAACATAGGAAGCATAATGTATTTTAGGTGGAAAGAATGTTGTCTAGTAAAACCCTATTTTGTCTTTTACCAACAGATGCGAAGATGAGGACACGGATGTTGACGTCCAGTACGAACTCGTTCTACGCAGGTGGACCAACGTCCATCCAGGTATGGAGTTCCGATGCTTCGTCAAGAACGACCGCCTCATTGCCATCAGCCAACGGCATCATTCCAACTTCTTCCCATACGTCGATGAACAACATGACAGCATACACGCCGACATTATAGACTTCTATCACACAGACATAGAAAAGAGGTTCCCTGACACTAATTTTGTATTTGATGTGTATAGAAAGAAGGCTGGAAAGGTGATGCTTGTGGACTTTAACCCGTTTTGTGAAGTTACAGACCCACTAATGTTCACATGGGACGAACTCACATCAGGTGAACCCCTAGAGGGGTCAAATTCCACACAGGGGGAAGGGGTTGCAGAAGGGGTGGTGTTTCGGTATATCAAAAGTGAGATGGGAGTACAACCGAACCCTCTGCATAGCTATAGAGTGCCTGAGGATATTGCACATTTAACCAGTGGGGAGGATGCACACAAGCTGATAGACTTTTTACAGATGAAGTGTCAATCACAAGAGGGGGAGGAGTCAACAGGGATGGAAACATGACTGTGTCATGACTGacaggagggggaggagtcaaCAATGTGTCATGACTAacaggagggggaggagtcagTAGGAATGCAAACATGACAATATGTCAATGACTGACAGCTCAGCAAGTATGGGTTCTGACAAGaaaatgaattattttgaatattttgtacaaaaccaagtgttttattgcACATAGTTATTCCACAgttttcggtgaccatctgtcaccttcatcggggcaattctgactggttgaAATTCTGACTGGTTGAAATTaactgcagtacatgtatatacaatgtaggtgcCGCTTCTTATAGATGTGATCCAAAAAGTTAAGTGTAGTTACATATACCCCGGTATACACGGATTTTAAATGCAGTGTTTATAACACGTTACTGAAACGTCAGTGGTTGAATAAAGCACTTGGTTGTATACAAAGAGTCTGTTTGTATTCAacgacttaccaacctgatgaaactagtcACAGAATAaattttcctgttttctttctttcaataaTTAAGGATAATAATAGCCTGTTGAAGTGTGGTGTTTGTACACCATTAGGACGTGCTTAGGTGTTTATAtcaattaacattttttgggctGATCCATTCTATTGATTCTGAGATTCAGTTTGATTTATGTATCAgaaatagctacatgtatgcaaggAAGAATTTCGATGTGTGACAACACTACCTACATTAATATGATTAAATATTGATGAATAATATTTGGAGAAATTTTGATTTAACTGCCATGAGAACTTTTCAATGTGTTGTTACTCATCTTTGAGACATGAATTAAATTGCAGATCCTATAAATCTCATACTGTGCGAGGAATATTTTATGAAACTCCTGAATGTTAACCTGTAGCAGAGCATctggctatgaaccaataagacccaggttcaatccccagtggagtacccagacatgtccggacatgcacccagacattgtgcccttgggaaaggcacttaacacacatttcccaggtcctaagcccagcagtagggtttgggttggcgttaggaagggcatccagccgtaaaaactcttgctacaaaaaaggacttgcacttgatgaggagttctggggctttcccatccatgtgcaagcacgtcaaacccccagatgatggggaacaaaagacgttaaattggatagagagagagagaaagtcaTATTTCGGTGATGCACTTAGATTTATTCAATTCTTATATGTTGAAAGTcatgaacagcagttgttggcAAATTTGGTGTGTGCATGGTAGTGGTACCACTAAATACGAAATTCAATGACagttcatcatacatgtatccatgtgcataatttatgttaTTATTTGCCCAGTTCTCAAGAAAATACCACAGCCCTTTGACAGTTACTTGCATGGAAATCTATCAAATAAATTAGTATGATCATTTTCTATATCACAGTGACATTTTAAATCTAACATGGaataatttcatattttcctaTATTCACAATTGCATCAAAACAGCACTTCAACACTTAAGTAATTGAAATTGTAAGCAAAACGATATTGTAGACCACAGCATTAAGATTAGAGGTATTGTACCATGCTGTTCTTGGATGTACACGAATCATCTCTTATTAATCTGCTTCGTCAAATTATACAAGTGTACTTTCTTCTAAGCACTTTCAAGGGGCAAGTAAGCAAGCAGTTTCTAATTTTTATTATCAGTGACtgttgaaatgttacacatTTAATACATTCAGCACAATACATATAGATTTTGCAAATAAAGCATCGCCACATTTTGTGACCAATCAATATTACAAGCACGAAAAGTGATACCATTATTTTGCATCATAGTATGATTACTTCTACTTCGCAAatgacagccaatcagaaggcccatctacaaaatgcagGCCACTCATTGGCTAAATAGATAACTTTGTACTAATTGAACTacataaattacatgtaacatcctGACCTTCACCAATTTTCTTTATGAACAGTCATTCGAACAGTTAAGTCCGGATTTCTGTGAACTTTTACTGTACTTCCCCACAGCTCTATCCCCCTTTTTTCAGTCTGTAGTAATAGCACTTTTGTTCTACTTTTTAACATTGCTGCAAATGTACGTCCATCCATTACTTTTTCACCAAACTCAAGATTATATTTATTAATTGCTGCTACATAAAGACATAACGTACATATAAAGATAATGGGGCATTAAGTGGTCCCATATAGAAGAAAGATTACATTTGTGTACAGTTCTGATTTTCTTTATTTGTGTACAGTTGTGATATTTTTCATTTGTGTATTATCATACTAAGTTGTGATTTATGTAAAGCAGAAATtgtaaatgcaataaaaaaacatcCCTACATATAGTATTACACAATCCTGAGGTAAATAAAATTACCTTTAATTTTTAAAACTACCTTAATACATAATTGGTCCACAAGGTCTTTCCAATCATACAACATGCACACAAGTTGTGCAGAAGCGCACCCTACCTTCcctcaacagtactgcagtctCTGTGCTATGATAGACTATTGCACACATCTTACAcgtcaaacaaaaaaacattcatgCGTCGTTTCTTCCTCGGACTACAGGCTGTGTTGTGATGGTGAAACAAAAAGAAGGTGAGGTATCTA carries:
- the LOC136438028 gene encoding translation initiation factor eIF2 assembly protein-like, with amino-acid sequence MKKRQVMNCIFSAWYPRFEHLTFPSVVLALPAQFVSYLLADGIVLPNSDKGKGHKSSYKAHPDDDSDAEDPDWSDEDDDALSDAPEFPELEAQIKQAIAHLGGKVFPKLNWSAPKDASWIALNNSLQCTCPEDVYLLLKSSDFVTHDLTQPFDRCEDEDTDVDVQYELVLRRWTNVHPGMEFRCFVKNDRLIAISQRHHSNFFPYVDEQHDSIHADIIDFYHTDIEKRFPDTNFVFDVYRKKAGKVMLVDFNPFCEVTDPLMFTWDELTSGEPLEGSNSTQGEGVAEGVVFRYIKSEMGVQPNPLHSYRVPEDIAHLTSGEDAHKLIDFLQMKCQSQEGEESTGMET